In one window of Halofilum ochraceum DNA:
- a CDS encoding 5-formyltetrahydrofolate cyclo-ligase, with amino-acid sequence MKEDGAYEFDWQAWRREVRRDRIDTREALDAKDRAARNQRIDDWLRAGFGALGGLCIGFCWPFRGEPDARFAVRRWRAVGSDAALPVVVAPRTPLVFRHWWPGAPMEAGVYDIPYPVDTPERIPQAALVPVVGFDPEGYRLGYGGGYFDRTLAAMETKPISVGLGHEVARLETIHPQPHDIPFDYMVTETGIAARIDGQLHELTPEETDTHVRRLIAERGFVAAE; translated from the coding sequence ATGAAAGAGGATGGGGCGTACGAGTTCGACTGGCAGGCCTGGCGGCGCGAGGTCCGACGGGATCGCATCGACACCCGCGAGGCCCTGGACGCGAAGGACCGGGCCGCGCGCAACCAGCGGATCGACGACTGGCTGCGCGCCGGCTTTGGTGCGCTGGGTGGCCTCTGCATCGGTTTCTGCTGGCCGTTCCGCGGCGAGCCCGACGCCCGCTTCGCCGTCCGCCGCTGGCGCGCGGTCGGTTCGGACGCGGCCCTGCCGGTCGTGGTCGCGCCGCGCACGCCGCTGGTATTCCGCCACTGGTGGCCCGGCGCCCCGATGGAGGCGGGCGTGTATGACATCCCGTACCCCGTCGATACCCCGGAACGAATCCCGCAGGCCGCGTTGGTCCCGGTCGTCGGCTTCGACCCGGAGGGCTATCGCCTTGGCTACGGCGGCGGCTACTTCGACCGCACCCTGGCGGCCATGGAGACCAAACCGATCAGCGTCGGCCTCGGTCATGAAGTCGCGCGCCTCGAGACCATCCACCCGCAACCCCACGACATCCCCTTCGACTACATGGTCACCGAAACCGGCATCGCCGCCCGCATCGATGGCCAACTCCACGAACTCACCCCCGAAGAAACCGACACCCACGTCCGCCGGCTGATCGCTGAACGGGGATTCGTCGCCGCTGAATAA
- a CDS encoding SAM hydrolase/SAM-dependent halogenase family protein, which produces MIALFTDFGWSGPYVGQMHAVLARAGVTDPVIDLMHDAPAFDPLASAHLLAALVPSMPAGTVFVGVIDPGVGTARAPVVVEADGQWFVGPDNGLFDVVSARATDTRRWRITRAPERQSVTFHGRDLFAPVAAEIAQGGSVPGRALPLTEYPDDTAADREAIIYIDAFGNAVTGLRPPRNRIVPVLNVAGRCLSHRRTFADAAPGEALWLVNSMDLVEIAVNRGSAAEMFGLSVGSRVTWGVN; this is translated from the coding sequence ATGATCGCCCTGTTCACCGATTTCGGCTGGTCCGGACCGTATGTCGGGCAGATGCACGCCGTGCTCGCGCGCGCCGGCGTCACCGATCCGGTCATCGATCTCATGCATGACGCGCCCGCGTTCGATCCGCTGGCGTCGGCGCACCTGCTGGCCGCGCTGGTCCCATCGATGCCCGCCGGGACGGTCTTCGTGGGCGTGATCGATCCGGGCGTCGGGACGGCGCGTGCGCCGGTCGTCGTGGAGGCCGATGGGCAATGGTTTGTCGGCCCGGACAATGGTCTGTTCGACGTCGTCTCCGCCCGCGCGACGGACACCCGCCGGTGGCGCATCACGCGCGCCCCCGAACGGCAATCGGTCACCTTCCACGGTCGCGATCTGTTCGCGCCGGTGGCCGCCGAGATCGCGCAGGGGGGCTCGGTACCCGGCCGCGCGCTGCCGTTGACCGAATACCCGGACGACACCGCGGCGGACCGCGAGGCGATCATCTATATTGACGCCTTCGGCAATGCGGTTACGGGGCTGCGTCCGCCCCGTAACCGGATTGTGCCCGTGCTCAACGTGGCCGGGCGCTGTCTCTCGCATCGGCGTACGTTCGCGGACGCGGCGCCGGGGGAAGCCCTCTGGCTGGTCAATTCCATGGACCTGGTCGAGATCGCCGTCAATCGCGGCAGCGCGGCCGAGATGTTCGGTCTGAGCGTCGGGTCACGTGTCACCTGGGGCGTAAACTGA
- a CDS encoding isocitrate lyase/PEP mutase family protein, producing MATESPANRLRARLHEDRLLQMPGAFDGMSARLIEEAGFPLAFMSGFAVSASHLAGPDAGLMSLGEMLDRGREICAATNLPVIGDGDTGFGNAVSVRRTVQAYAHAGFACIMLEDQVSPKRCGHTQGKQVVPRAEAETRLQAALDARDEGADILIMARTDARGPLGLEEAIDRARRFAEMGADITFLEAPEDESEMAAYCDAVPGPKMANMIEHGRTPVLPPERLQALGYRIAVYPLTQLSAAIRAMRLSLAEIGAGETPSGVLDFADLTEAVGFGRYHALADRYGD from the coding sequence ATGGCCACCGAATCCCCCGCCAACCGGCTCCGCGCCCGGCTGCACGAAGATCGCCTGCTGCAGATGCCCGGGGCATTCGACGGCATGTCGGCGCGCCTGATCGAGGAGGCCGGTTTCCCGTTGGCGTTCATGAGCGGCTTCGCCGTCTCGGCCTCGCATCTCGCCGGTCCGGACGCGGGCTTGATGTCGCTCGGCGAGATGCTCGATCGCGGCCGCGAGATCTGCGCGGCTACGAACCTGCCCGTGATCGGCGATGGCGATACCGGCTTCGGCAACGCCGTGAGTGTCCGCCGTACCGTGCAGGCGTACGCCCATGCCGGTTTCGCCTGCATCATGCTCGAGGACCAGGTGAGCCCGAAGCGCTGCGGCCACACCCAGGGCAAGCAGGTCGTGCCGCGCGCCGAGGCCGAGACGCGGCTGCAGGCCGCGCTTGATGCGCGTGACGAAGGCGCCGATATCCTGATCATGGCGCGCACCGACGCCCGCGGTCCGCTGGGTCTCGAGGAGGCGATCGACCGGGCCCGGCGGTTCGCCGAGATGGGCGCGGACATCACCTTCCTCGAGGCGCCGGAGGATGAGTCCGAGATGGCCGCGTACTGCGATGCCGTGCCCGGCCCGAAGATGGCCAACATGATCGAGCACGGCCGGACCCCGGTGTTGCCGCCTGAGCGGCTGCAGGCGCTGGGCTATCGCATCGCCGTGTATCCGCTGACCCAGCTTTCGGCCGCGATCCGCGCGATGCGGCTCAGCCTGGCGGAGATCGGCGCGGGCGAGACCCCGAGCGGGGTGCTCGATTTCGCGGATCTGACCGAGGCCGTCGGGTTCGGCCGGTACCACGCGCTCGCGGATCGCTACGGCGACTGA
- the bmt gene encoding betaine--homocysteine S-methyltransferase: MSDPLHDLLQERGVLLADGATGTNLFALGLQTGEPPELWNIDQPEQVKAHYRSFVDAGSDVFLTNSFGGTSYRLKLHGDEDRVAEINEAAARLAREVADESGRRVLVGGSMGPTGELFEPLGALTHELAVEAFREQAEALARGGVDVLWIETLSAREEVDAAIEAARSTGLPVVCTVSFDTNGRTMMGITPHAFADHCAHGEHAPTAFGSNCGVGASELLIAIVNMRDAADPESLLIAKANCGIPEWHGDRIVYNGTPELMAEYAVLARDAGVSIVGGCCGTTPEHIRAMRTALDTRERGPVPDIDTITARLGEVSTGARAQYGGDLDPGAGATGHGASGGRGQRRRRGRAES, translated from the coding sequence ATGTCCGACCCACTGCACGACCTGCTCCAGGAGCGCGGTGTACTGCTCGCCGATGGCGCGACCGGTACCAATCTGTTCGCCCTCGGGCTGCAGACCGGCGAACCGCCGGAACTCTGGAATATCGATCAACCGGAGCAGGTCAAAGCGCACTACCGCAGTTTCGTCGACGCGGGTTCCGACGTGTTCCTGACCAACTCCTTCGGTGGCACGAGTTATCGCCTCAAGCTGCACGGGGACGAGGACCGTGTCGCCGAGATCAACGAGGCGGCGGCGCGCCTCGCCCGCGAGGTCGCGGATGAGTCCGGGCGCAGGGTGCTGGTGGGCGGCAGCATGGGGCCGACCGGCGAGCTGTTCGAGCCGCTGGGCGCGCTGACGCATGAACTCGCCGTTGAGGCCTTCCGCGAACAGGCCGAGGCGCTGGCCCGCGGTGGCGTCGACGTGCTCTGGATCGAAACGCTGTCCGCGCGCGAAGAGGTCGATGCCGCGATCGAGGCGGCGCGTTCAACCGGCCTGCCGGTCGTGTGCACGGTCAGTTTCGATACCAACGGCCGCACGATGATGGGGATCACGCCGCACGCCTTTGCCGATCATTGCGCCCACGGCGAGCACGCACCGACCGCCTTCGGTTCCAACTGCGGCGTCGGTGCTTCGGAATTGCTGATCGCGATCGTGAACATGCGCGACGCGGCGGATCCGGAGTCGCTGCTGATCGCCAAGGCGAACTGCGGCATCCCCGAGTGGCACGGCGATCGGATCGTCTACAACGGGACCCCGGAGCTGATGGCCGAATACGCGGTCCTCGCGCGCGATGCCGGCGTATCGATCGTCGGCGGCTGCTGCGGCACGACGCCCGAGCACATCCGGGCCATGCGCACGGCGCTCGATACGCGCGAGCGCGGCCCGGTGCCGGACATCGACACGATCACTGCGCGTCTGGGCGAGGTCTCTACCGGTGCCCGGGCGCAGTACGGCGGCGACCTGGATCCGGGCGCCGGTGCGACCGGCCACGGCGCCTCGGGCGGCCGCGGGCAGCGTCGCCGCCGCGGCCGCGCGGAGTCCTGA
- a CDS encoding electron transfer flavoprotein-ubiquinone oxidoreductase, which produces MEVEREAMEYDVVIVGAGPSGLSAAIRLCQLAEETGNEISVAVLEKGSEVGAHILSGAVLEPTALNELIPDWKEKGAPLHSPVTDEKFMVLGKQSAINVPISLLPRQMHNEGNYVVSMGNVCRWLGEQAEALGAEIYPGFAAQEALLHDDGSIKGVRTGDMGIGREWQQKDSFEPGIELHAKYTLFAEGCRGHISKQLIEQFGLREDRDPQTYGIGIKELWEIDPAKHKQGTVIHTAGWPMDTKTWGGSFLYHLEDNQVYVGYVIGLDYQNPHMYPFKEFQRFKTHPAIRETLEGGRRVSYGARALNEGGLQSVPRLVFPGGALIGCSAGFLNVPKIKGNHTAMKTGMMAAESIAEALAQGENAPATLTGYEERYRNSWVWKELHEARNFRPAASNFGMVLGSLYSGLDLKIFRGKLPWTLHHKHADHETLKPAERMPKIEYPKPDGIVSFDLNSSVYLTNTFHEEDQPVHLTLKDDSIPVNYNLAYYDAPEQRYCPAGVYEIVRDDDGSNPRLQINAQNCIHCKTCDIKDPSQNIHWIAPEGGGGPNYPNM; this is translated from the coding sequence ATGGAAGTCGAACGTGAAGCCATGGAATACGATGTCGTGATCGTCGGCGCGGGCCCGTCCGGCCTGTCCGCGGCGATCCGGCTGTGCCAGCTCGCCGAAGAGACCGGCAACGAGATCAGCGTCGCGGTGCTGGAGAAAGGTTCCGAGGTGGGCGCCCATATCCTCTCCGGTGCAGTCCTCGAACCGACCGCGCTGAACGAACTCATCCCGGACTGGAAAGAGAAAGGTGCGCCGCTGCATTCACCGGTGACGGACGAGAAGTTCATGGTCCTGGGCAAGCAGTCGGCCATCAACGTGCCGATCTCCCTGTTGCCGCGGCAGATGCACAACGAGGGCAACTATGTCGTCTCGATGGGCAACGTCTGCCGCTGGCTGGGCGAGCAGGCCGAGGCGCTGGGGGCCGAGATCTACCCCGGCTTCGCCGCCCAGGAGGCCCTGCTTCACGACGACGGCAGCATCAAGGGCGTGCGCACCGGCGATATGGGGATCGGCCGCGAGTGGCAGCAGAAGGATTCGTTCGAGCCCGGCATTGAACTGCATGCGAAGTACACGCTGTTCGCCGAGGGCTGCCGCGGCCATATCAGCAAGCAGCTGATCGAACAATTCGGCCTGCGCGAAGATCGCGACCCACAGACCTACGGGATCGGCATCAAGGAACTCTGGGAGATCGATCCCGCCAAGCATAAGCAGGGCACGGTGATCCATACCGCCGGCTGGCCGATGGACACGAAGACCTGGGGCGGGTCGTTCCTGTATCACCTGGAGGACAACCAGGTGTATGTCGGTTACGTGATCGGGCTCGACTACCAGAACCCGCATATGTATCCGTTCAAGGAGTTCCAGCGCTTCAAGACCCACCCGGCGATCCGGGAGACGCTCGAAGGCGGGCGCCGCGTGAGCTATGGCGCACGCGCACTGAACGAGGGCGGGCTGCAATCCGTACCCAGACTGGTCTTCCCCGGCGGCGCCCTGATCGGCTGCTCGGCCGGCTTCCTCAACGTGCCCAAGATCAAGGGCAACCATACCGCCATGAAGACCGGCATGATGGCCGCGGAGAGCATCGCCGAGGCGCTGGCCCAGGGCGAGAACGCGCCGGCCACGCTGACGGGCTATGAAGAGCGTTACCGCAACTCATGGGTCTGGAAGGAGTTGCACGAGGCCCGCAACTTCCGCCCGGCGGCATCGAATTTCGGCATGGTGCTGGGGTCGCTCTACAGCGGCCTGGATCTGAAGATCTTCCGCGGCAAACTGCCCTGGACCCTGCACCACAAACACGCGGACCACGAGACCCTGAAACCGGCGGAGCGGATGCCGAAAATCGAGTATCCCAAGCCGGACGGCATCGTCAGTTTCGATCTGAACTCGAGCGTGTATCTCACGAACACGTTCCACGAGGAAGACCAGCCGGTTCACCTGACCCTCAAGGACGACTCGATTCCGGTGAACTACAACCTCGCGTACTACGACGCCCCGGAGCAGCGCTATTGCCCGGCGGGCGTGTACGAGATCGTACGTGACGACGATGGCTCGAATCCGCGGCTGCAGATCAACGCCCAGAACTGCATCCACTGCAAGACCTGCGACATCAAGGATCCTTCGCAGAACATCCACTGGATCGCGCCGGAAGGCGGCGGCGGACCGAACTACCCGAATATGTAG
- a CDS encoding PAS domain-containing protein has protein sequence MAPVVEDLVRAVGERTGCAGLICADSGRPVRWFGDYDRVSSVARTRIVRRAPDEGHPAIVMLADGADAPPGFRFVAMQPLGREPGYRYVLFAGAGSRSVRYDGIPTLLRCVTAALRRHLGQLAPTPLTAGSNAGRRGLMIADAYSSDAPIQYVNRTFCRISGYSPGEIIGRNARFLQGDDRDQPARWRLAGALARGEPCTVVLRNFRRDGSAFDNRIEVTPVPGVDERVTHTVAVTSDLSQRQYRSTAVPERDAAEFLFALEMSPVGKLVIHGHTGRACFANPEAGRMFGGRADDLIGREMGLLPLTDGPVRLPGPDPTIKGGLPVEMTVKPTVWGRNPAWLITLFDVMQSHRIVAPTERGELGLEHYPGPVLQSRADGSIAWVSQAAADLLGYSREEMLQLSTGALDAGGLVDRDAWARNWAFVRLQRSVTVETRLVRRDGWAFPAVLDVQHVDHDGEETHVVFIRNVQEA, from the coding sequence ATGGCCCCCGTGGTGGAGGATCTGGTGCGGGCGGTCGGTGAACGCACGGGCTGTGCGGGACTGATATGCGCGGATTCGGGGCGACCCGTGCGCTGGTTCGGGGACTATGACCGCGTGAGCTCGGTCGCACGCACCCGGATCGTGCGACGTGCGCCCGATGAAGGGCACCCGGCCATCGTCATGCTCGCCGATGGCGCGGACGCACCGCCTGGATTCCGATTCGTGGCCATGCAGCCATTGGGTCGGGAACCGGGTTATCGATACGTCCTGTTCGCCGGTGCCGGTTCGCGCTCGGTTCGTTATGACGGGATTCCGACACTTCTTCGATGCGTGACGGCGGCGCTGCGACGCCATCTCGGGCAGTTGGCGCCGACACCGCTCACCGCGGGATCCAACGCAGGGCGCCGCGGGCTGATGATCGCCGATGCGTATTCGTCCGATGCGCCGATCCAGTACGTCAATCGCACCTTCTGCCGCATCAGTGGCTACAGCCCCGGTGAGATCATCGGCCGCAACGCGCGCTTCCTGCAGGGCGACGATCGCGACCAGCCCGCGCGTTGGCGTCTGGCCGGGGCGCTCGCGCGGGGCGAGCCCTGCACGGTGGTGCTCCGCAATTTTCGGCGCGACGGCAGCGCGTTCGATAATCGGATCGAGGTTACGCCGGTCCCGGGTGTGGATGAGCGGGTCACCCACACCGTTGCCGTGACGTCGGATCTCTCGCAACGGCAGTATCGGTCGACCGCGGTACCGGAGCGGGATGCGGCGGAATTCCTCTTTGCGCTCGAGATGTCGCCCGTAGGCAAGCTCGTGATTCACGGTCACACGGGGCGCGCCTGTTTCGCGAATCCGGAGGCCGGCCGGATGTTCGGGGGGCGCGCCGATGATCTGATCGGCCGCGAGATGGGGTTGCTGCCACTGACGGACGGCCCCGTCCGTTTGCCGGGACCGGATCCGACCATCAAAGGCGGGTTGCCGGTGGAAATGACGGTCAAGCCGACCGTCTGGGGCCGCAATCCCGCCTGGCTGATCACGCTGTTCGACGTGATGCAATCGCACCGCATCGTGGCGCCAACGGAACGGGGCGAGCTTGGTCTGGAACACTACCCCGGACCGGTTCTGCAGTCCCGCGCCGATGGCTCGATCGCGTGGGTGAGCCAGGCGGCCGCCGATCTGCTGGGGTACTCGCGTGAAGAGATGCTGCAGCTGTCCACCGGCGCCCTCGATGCCGGTGGCCTGGTCGACCGGGATGCCTGGGCGCGCAACTGGGCGTTCGTTCGCCTGCAGCGCTCGGTCACGGTCGAAACCCGGTTGGTGCGGCGCGATGGCTGGGCGTTCCCGGCCGTTCTGGATGTCCAGCACGTCGACCATGACGGCGAAGAAACGCACGTCGTGTTCATCCGCAATGTTCAGGAAGCCTGA
- the mntR gene encoding manganese-binding transcriptional regulator MntR, giving the protein MNERSPLSHVSSSEHPGEMLPAEAHARQHARVRKAHETELVEDYVELIADLIDAKGEARAVEIARRMDVRQATVAKMIRRLREHGLVTSEPYRAVFLTEAGREMAETSRTRHSVVLAFLRWLGVSEETALQDAEGMEHHVSDETLAAMRARMGQEDDTER; this is encoded by the coding sequence ATGAACGAGCGCAGCCCGTTGTCGCACGTAAGCTCTTCCGAGCACCCTGGCGAGATGCTGCCGGCCGAGGCCCATGCGCGACAGCACGCCCGCGTCCGCAAGGCGCATGAAACGGAACTTGTGGAGGACTACGTCGAGCTGATCGCGGACCTGATCGACGCCAAGGGCGAAGCGCGGGCGGTCGAGATTGCCCGGCGCATGGACGTGCGTCAGGCGACGGTGGCGAAAATGATCCGGCGGCTGCGCGAGCATGGCCTCGTCACCAGCGAACCCTATCGCGCCGTTTTCCTCACCGAGGCCGGCCGCGAGATGGCGGAGACGTCACGCACGCGTCACAGTGTCGTGCTGGCGTTCCTGCGTTGGCTGGGCGTGTCCGAGGAAACGGCGCTGCAGGACGCCGAGGGCATGGAGCATCACGTCAGCGATGAGACGCTCGCCGCCATGCGCGCGCGGATGGGGCAGGAAGACGACACGGAGCGCTGA
- a CDS encoding helix-turn-helix domain-containing protein, producing the protein MTDDKEGVVDLGRLRRSCAGCSLRSLCLPAGISGNDLERLDAVVRSRLPLKTGDGLFRAGDTFSNLFVVRAGCIRTTHPATDGEEQVIGFHLPGELLGLDAISDGLHHCDAVALERTNVCAVPFEQLEDVASHVPGLQHQMLRIISRELVQDHQHLVALGRRTARARLALFLHSLSERLHVAGYPGEDFRLPMSRDDIASYLGLALETVSRLLGRLSEEGVIAVERRRVRVLDAGTLASIAGEPESARGGGRGLGRQAN; encoded by the coding sequence ATGACGGACGACAAGGAAGGCGTGGTCGACCTGGGGCGGCTGCGCCGCTCCTGCGCCGGCTGTTCCCTGCGTTCCCTGTGCCTGCCGGCGGGGATATCCGGCAATGATCTGGAGCGCCTTGACGCCGTCGTGCGGTCGCGCCTGCCCCTGAAAACGGGGGACGGTCTCTTCCGGGCAGGAGATACCTTCAGCAATCTGTTCGTCGTTCGGGCCGGCTGTATCCGCACCACCCATCCCGCGACCGACGGCGAGGAGCAGGTGATCGGTTTTCACCTGCCCGGAGAACTGCTCGGCCTCGATGCGATCAGCGATGGTCTCCACCATTGCGATGCCGTCGCCCTGGAACGGACCAATGTCTGCGCCGTGCCGTTCGAACAGCTGGAGGACGTGGCGAGTCATGTCCCGGGGCTGCAGCATCAGATGCTGCGGATCATCAGTCGTGAACTGGTGCAGGACCATCAGCACCTGGTGGCCCTCGGCCGCCGGACCGCGCGGGCCCGTCTGGCCCTGTTCCTGCATAGCCTGAGCGAGCGCCTGCATGTGGCGGGCTACCCCGGTGAGGACTTCCGTCTGCCCATGTCGCGAGACGATATCGCCAGTTATCTGGGGCTCGCCCTGGAGACGGTGTCGCGCCTGCTCGGGCGTCTGTCGGAGGAGGGGGTGATCGCGGTCGAACGGCGGCGGGTACGGGTCCTGGATGCCGGGACGCTGGCGTCGATCGCCGGGGAGCCGGAATCGGCGCGCGGCGGCGGGCGCGGGCTGGGCCGGCAGGCGAACTGA
- a CDS encoding electron transfer flavoprotein subunit alpha/FixB family protein, whose product MSAILVYAEHDHTELKSGTLSAIACAREIGGDIDILVTGNNCADAAQHAASIEGVRKVLLAEGDHLENHVAENVAPIIERLAGDYDYVLAAATTGGKNIMPRVAARLDIQQISDISAVVSEDTFVRPIYAGNAMATVQSTDATKLITVRATSFEAVEPGGGSASVESIDAGSDAGLARFVGADLSESEGPELTTARIVVSGGRGVGSAENFQLIESLAGKMGAAVGASRAAVDAGYVPNDYQVGQTGKVVAPDLYIAVGISGAIQHMAGMKESRVIVAINKDSEAPIFEVADYGLVADLFEALPELDKALDG is encoded by the coding sequence ATGAGTGCCATTCTGGTTTATGCGGAACACGACCACACCGAGCTGAAGTCGGGCACGCTCTCGGCGATCGCCTGCGCGCGGGAGATCGGCGGTGACATCGATATCCTGGTCACCGGTAACAACTGCGCCGACGCGGCGCAGCACGCGGCTTCGATCGAGGGCGTGCGCAAGGTGCTGCTGGCCGAGGGCGATCACCTTGAGAACCACGTCGCCGAGAACGTCGCCCCGATCATCGAGCGGCTCGCGGGCGATTACGACTACGTGCTGGCCGCGGCCACTACCGGCGGCAAGAACATCATGCCGCGCGTGGCGGCGCGGCTCGATATCCAGCAGATCTCGGATATTTCGGCCGTCGTCTCGGAAGACACCTTCGTGCGGCCGATCTACGCCGGCAACGCCATGGCGACCGTGCAGTCCACCGATGCGACCAAGCTGATCACGGTCCGGGCCACGTCATTCGAGGCGGTCGAACCGGGCGGCGGTTCGGCCAGCGTCGAGTCGATCGACGCCGGCTCGGATGCGGGTCTCGCCCGGTTCGTCGGCGCCGACCTGTCCGAGTCGGAAGGTCCGGAACTGACCACGGCGCGGATCGTCGTATCCGGTGGCCGTGGTGTGGGCTCGGCCGAGAACTTCCAGCTGATCGAAAGCCTCGCCGGCAAGATGGGCGCCGCCGTCGGTGCGAGCCGGGCCGCGGTCGATGCCGGCTATGTGCCGAACGACTATCAGGTCGGGCAGACCGGCAAGGTGGTGGCACCCGACCTGTACATCGCCGTCGGCATCTCCGGCGCCATCCAGCATATGGCCGGCATGAAGGAGTCCCGGGTGATCGTCGCGATCAACAAGGACTCCGAGGCCCCGATCTTCGAGGTCGCCGATTACGGGCTGGTCGCCGATCTGTTCGAGGCATTGCCGGAACTGGACAAGGCCCTCGACGGGTAG
- a CDS encoding electron transfer flavoprotein subunit beta/FixA family protein has translation MKVLVPVKRVVDAYVKVRVKSDGSGVETNNIKMSMNPFDEIAVEQAVRLKEAGTATEVVAVTIGPQQAQEQLRTALAMGVDRAMHIEADAGVEPLAVAKLLSAVCDQESPDLVLLGKQAIDDDSNQTGQMLAALRGWAQGTSISKLEPGDGSVTVTREVDGGLESLELPLPAIATVDLRLNEPRYPKLPNIMKAKKKPIEQSTAADLGVDVTPHLKQLKVEEPPARAGGVKVSSVDELIDKLRNEAKVIQ, from the coding sequence ATGAAAGTACTTGTACCGGTAAAGCGAGTGGTCGACGCCTACGTCAAGGTGCGCGTCAAGAGTGACGGCTCCGGCGTCGAGACCAACAACATCAAGATGTCGATGAACCCGTTCGACGAGATCGCCGTCGAGCAGGCCGTCCGCCTCAAGGAAGCCGGCACCGCGACCGAGGTCGTGGCCGTGACCATCGGGCCGCAGCAGGCGCAGGAACAGCTGCGCACCGCACTCGCCATGGGTGTCGATCGCGCCATGCACATCGAGGCCGACGCGGGTGTCGAGCCGCTCGCCGTGGCCAAGCTCCTGAGCGCCGTCTGCGACCAGGAATCACCGGACCTGGTCCTGCTGGGCAAACAGGCCATCGACGACGATTCGAACCAGACCGGGCAGATGCTGGCGGCGCTGCGTGGCTGGGCCCAGGGCACGTCGATCTCGAAGCTCGAGCCGGGTGACGGCTCGGTGACGGTAACGCGTGAAGTCGATGGCGGTCTCGAGAGCCTGGAACTGCCGCTGCCGGCGATCGCCACGGTGGATCTGCGGCTCAACGAGCCGCGTTATCCGAAGCTGCCGAACATCATGAAGGCCAAGAAGAAGCCGATCGAGCAGAGCACCGCGGCCGATCTCGGCGTCGATGTCACGCCGCACCTCAAGCAGTTGAAGGTCGAGGAGCCGCCGGCGCGCGCGGGTGGCGTCAAGGTATCGAGCGTCGATGAACTCATCGACAAGCTCCGCAACGAAGCGAAGGTGATCCAATGA
- a CDS encoding bifunctional 5,10-methylenetetrahydrofolate dehydrogenase/5,10-methenyltetrahydrofolate cyclohydrolase: protein MGETDIDGRALATEILTDVGERIARLKAAGWFPKLVSISVGDNPAAAFYVRNQRRRCEQVGIEFEERQYRDDITPEELYAAIWALNADPRVTGIIIQRPVPASLSIKRLQAAIDPLKDVEGMHPTSIGNIVYQELDLAPCTAMASVELLRRTGVQLEGLEATIIGHSEIVGKPIAFLLMAEGATVTVCHHMTRDVGLHSRRADAVFVAVGKPDLLNGDMIRPGATVIDIGINQVRDAEGNERIVGDCNYDSCAQTAGWITPVPGGVGPVTVSILMRNAAVATQRLKDHYESQLHRRL from the coding sequence ATGGGCGAGACGGATATCGACGGCCGCGCACTGGCCACGGAAATCCTCACCGACGTCGGCGAACGCATCGCCCGCCTCAAGGCGGCGGGCTGGTTCCCGAAGCTGGTATCGATCAGTGTCGGCGACAACCCGGCCGCGGCGTTCTACGTGCGTAACCAGCGCCGGCGCTGCGAGCAGGTGGGCATCGAGTTCGAAGAACGGCAGTACCGCGACGACATCACGCCCGAGGAGCTGTATGCGGCCATCTGGGCGCTGAACGCGGATCCGCGGGTGACCGGCATCATCATCCAGCGCCCGGTACCGGCGAGCCTCTCGATCAAGCGGCTGCAGGCCGCCATCGATCCCCTCAAGGACGTCGAGGGCATGCACCCGACCTCGATCGGCAACATCGTCTACCAGGAACTCGACCTCGCACCGTGTACCGCGATGGCTTCGGTCGAGCTCCTGCGCCGGACCGGCGTCCAGCTGGAGGGTCTGGAGGCGACGATCATCGGCCACTCGGAGATCGTCGGCAAACCGATCGCCTTCCTGTTGATGGCCGAGGGCGCCACGGTCACGGTCTGTCACCACATGACCCGTGATGTGGGACTGCATTCCCGCCGCGCGGACGCGGTGTTCGTCGCGGTCGGCAAACCGGACCTGCTCAACGGCGACATGATCCGCCCGGGTGCCACCGTGATCGACATCGGCATCAATCAGGTCAGGGATGCCGAGGGCAACGAGCGCATTGTCGGCGACTGCAACTACGATTCCTGTGCCCAGACCGCCGGCTGGATCACCCCGGTTCCCGGCGGCGTCGGTCCCGTGACCGTCTCCATTCTCATGCGCAACGCCGCGGTGGCGACCCAGCGCCTCAAGGACCACTACGAGAGCCAGTTGCACCGCCGCCTCTGA